The Acidimicrobiia bacterium genome contains the following window.
GCACGGCCCAGGTTCCGCCCCCGATGGTCAGCGCGGGCGAGAACAGGAAGCCGTAGTGCCAGACCGGGTCCACGCCGCGGCACTGCCCGCGCGCGAAGTTGATCTCGGTCGGGCCTCCTCGCGACCGCTCGGGGAGGTCACCGACCGGGCCGGACCCGGCGAGCATGCCGCTCGCGCCGGCGAGGTCCTTGCCCAGCTCCATGAGCCGCTGGCCGTGCTCGTCGGCGAGCAGCTTCTGGACCGACGCCTCGGGACCCGGCTCGTGCCCGGCCAGGCGCGACGAGAGGGTGCGGAGGCGGACCAGGCGGAGGACCTCGCCCTCGATGTAGAGGGCGGCGAGGCGGTCGCGAAGCCGAGCGTCGGCGAGGGAGCCCCCGGCCCGCACCGCGGACACGAGGTCGTGCGCCGACGGGCCGGCGCCCCACAGCGCGCCGCCGGTCGACAGCGAGACGCGCTCGTTCGCGAGCGTCGCCCTCGCGAGCCGCCAGCCGTCGTTCTCGCGCCCGACGAGGCAGTCGGTCGGGATCCGGACGTCGTCGAAGAACACCTGGTTGAACGAGTGCGCGGTCGTCATGTCGACGATCGGGCGGGTGCTGATCCCCGGCCGGTCCATCGGGCAGATGAGGTACGAGATGCCTCGGTGCTTCGGCGCGGCGAGGTCGGTCCGAGCCAGGAGGATGCCGAACCGGGCCCGGTGCGCCAGCGTGGTCCAGGTCTTCGTGCCGTTCACCACGTAGGTGTCGCCGTCGCGCTCGGCCCGGGTCGAGAGCGCGGCGAGGTCGGAGCCGGCGTCGGGCTCGCTGAACAGCTGGCACCACAGCTCCTCGCCGGCCAGCGCCGGCAGCAGGAACCGGTCCCGCTGGGCCCCCGTGCCCGCCAGCAGGATGGTGGGACCGGCCCAGCCGACGCCGATCGGGTTCTCGGGCCGGGGGACGCCGGCCGCTCGCAGCTCCTCGTCGATGATCAGCTGGTGGGCCGGGTCGGCGTCGAGCCCGTACGGCCGCGGCCAGTGCGGCGCGACGTAGCCCGCCTCGGCGAGCTGGCGCCCGGTCGGGCGCGGGTGGTCGGCCAGCCAGGCGCGGACGGCGAGGCGACGGGGATCGTCGTCAGGAGCAGGTCCGAACTCGATTCCGGCACCGTACCGAGCCCGCCCGGGCCGAGGGCGACCATCCGCAGGTCGCGGCGCGGAAAT
Protein-coding sequences here:
- a CDS encoding acyl-CoA dehydrogenase family protein, yielding MPTISAPRPADGRPRPGRARYGAGIEFGPAPDDDPRRLAVRAWLADHPRPTGRQLAEAGYVAPHWPRPYGLDADPAHQLIIDEELRAAGVPRPENPIGVGWAGPTILLAGTGAQRDRFLLPALAGEELWCQLFSEPDAGSDLAALSTRAERDGDTYVVNGTKTWTTLAHRARFGILLARTDLAAPKHRGISYLICPMDRPGISTRPIVDMTTAHSFNQVFFDDVRIPTDCLVGRENDGWRLARATLANERVSLSTGGALWGAGPSAHDLVSAVRAGGSLADARLRDRLAALYIEGEVLRLVRLRTLSSRLAGHEPGPEASVQKLLADEHGQRLMELGKDLAGASGMLAGSGPVGDLPERSRGGPTEINFARGQCRGVDPVWHYGFLFSPALTIGGGTWAVQRNIVAEHVLGLPRDVEPPPAEAPVSPRERRAYESGSRMRRGPQSQVR